The following proteins come from a genomic window of Paenibacillus sp. CAA11:
- the polA gene encoding DNA polymerase I, with the protein MDKLILIDGNSIIYRAFFAMPPLTNSSGQHTNAVYGFANMLLRLLQEEKPSHLLVAFDAGKQTFRHEGYKEYKGGREKTPPELSEQFPLLRELLDSFGISHYELEGYEADDIIGAVSKRADEEGRQVLVVTGDKDMLQLVSDNVKVALTRKGVTEVEPYGFPEIEERYGLKPEQITDLKGLMGDTSDNIPGVPGIGEKTALKLLHQFGSVEEVLARTDELKGKMKENLINHAEDARMSKRLATIDRDMPVERSWDEMVFGGLEEEKAAPMLRKLEFKSLLERLSFAASSLSDSEGGAASQQEEELQVIYCTEEDLDELGKALPSIQTVHVETHGDNPHQADVLGIAFAAEEKYYYVPFELLKSEGAGKITEWLGDSSAPKQGHDLHRADLALHWQGIAFAGASFDISLAAYLLDPTGGEQALSDLAAKYGLPSVPSDESIYGKGAKYKVPDQETLGLHLARKAAAASRLEPKQREELEKNGMSGLFFDLEMPLSRILADMEKQGVSVNRNDLQELGTEFQAQIDKLVARIYELAGTEFNLNSPKQLGEILFDKLQLPVIKKTKTGYSTDADVLDKLAPYHEIVQFILDYRQLAKLQSTYVEGLLKEIRPETGKVHTFFRQTITATGRLSSQYPNLQNIPIRLEEGRKIRKVFVPSEEGWHMLAADYSQIELRVLAHISNDERLKEAFLHNMDIHTKTASDVFGVAPEAVDSNMRRSAKAVNFGIVYGISDYGLSQNLNITRKEAAKFIDQYFDVFQGVRRYMDEIVREAKRDGYVKTLLERRRYLPEINASNFNIRSFAERTAMNTPIQGTAADIIKLAMVRMDESLRKHNLRSRMLLQVHDELVFEVPPEELEMMTKLVPETMEKAIELSVPLKAEVSSGLNWYEAK; encoded by the coding sequence ATGGATAAATTGATATTAATTGATGGAAACAGCATTATTTATCGTGCATTCTTCGCGATGCCTCCGCTGACGAACTCCAGCGGACAGCATACGAATGCCGTATACGGGTTTGCCAACATGCTGCTCCGTCTGCTCCAGGAGGAGAAGCCTAGCCATCTTCTGGTGGCTTTTGATGCAGGCAAACAAACCTTTAGGCATGAAGGTTATAAAGAGTACAAAGGGGGACGTGAGAAGACGCCGCCGGAGCTGTCTGAACAGTTCCCTTTGCTGCGGGAGCTGCTGGACAGCTTCGGTATTTCCCACTATGAGCTCGAAGGTTATGAAGCCGACGATATTATCGGCGCGGTGAGCAAGCGGGCCGACGAGGAAGGCCGGCAAGTCCTGGTCGTTACAGGCGATAAGGACATGCTCCAGCTAGTATCGGACAATGTGAAGGTGGCACTTACCCGCAAAGGGGTCACAGAAGTAGAGCCCTATGGCTTTCCCGAGATCGAGGAGCGGTATGGACTGAAGCCTGAGCAAATTACTGATCTTAAGGGCCTGATGGGGGATACCTCAGATAATATTCCAGGGGTTCCCGGCATTGGCGAGAAGACGGCGCTTAAGCTGCTGCATCAATTCGGCAGTGTTGAAGAAGTGCTCGCAAGAACGGATGAGCTGAAGGGGAAGATGAAGGAGAATCTCATCAACCATGCTGAGGATGCCCGGATGAGTAAACGGCTGGCTACCATTGACCGTGATATGCCCGTAGAGCGGAGCTGGGATGAGATGGTGTTCGGGGGGCTGGAGGAAGAGAAGGCGGCGCCGATGCTGCGCAAGCTGGAATTCAAATCCCTGCTGGAGCGCCTGTCTTTTGCAGCGTCCAGTCTTAGCGATTCTGAAGGAGGGGCGGCTTCTCAACAGGAGGAGGAGCTGCAGGTTATTTACTGCACGGAAGAAGACCTGGACGAGCTAGGCAAGGCGCTTCCTTCTATCCAAACTGTGCATGTTGAGACTCATGGCGATAACCCGCATCAGGCCGACGTGCTGGGAATCGCGTTTGCGGCCGAGGAGAAGTATTATTATGTTCCGTTCGAGCTGCTTAAGAGTGAGGGAGCGGGCAAAATAACTGAGTGGCTTGGCGACAGCTCGGCTCCTAAGCAGGGGCACGACCTGCACCGTGCTGACCTGGCTCTGCACTGGCAGGGGATCGCCTTTGCCGGAGCATCCTTTGATATCAGCCTGGCTGCTTATTTGCTTGATCCCACCGGAGGGGAACAGGCGCTTAGCGATTTAGCTGCCAAATATGGTTTGCCATCGGTCCCTTCGGATGAATCCATATATGGCAAAGGCGCGAAGTATAAGGTTCCCGATCAGGAGACACTCGGCCTGCATTTGGCTCGGAAAGCAGCGGCGGCCAGCCGTCTTGAGCCGAAGCAGCGTGAAGAGCTGGAGAAGAACGGAATGAGCGGATTGTTCTTTGACCTGGAGATGCCGCTATCCCGCATTCTAGCGGATATGGAGAAGCAGGGGGTCTCGGTCAACCGCAATGATTTACAGGAACTTGGCACGGAGTTTCAGGCCCAGATCGATAAATTAGTTGCCCGTATCTACGAGCTGGCAGGGACAGAATTCAATCTGAATTCTCCCAAGCAGCTTGGTGAGATCCTGTTCGACAAGCTGCAGCTGCCTGTCATCAAGAAGACGAAGACGGGTTATTCCACGGACGCGGATGTTCTGGATAAGCTTGCTCCTTATCATGAAATTGTGCAGTTTATTCTGGATTACCGCCAGCTCGCCAAGTTGCAGTCAACTTATGTGGAAGGGCTGCTTAAAGAAATACGCCCTGAGACGGGGAAGGTTCACACTTTCTTCCGGCAGACAATTACAGCAACGGGCCGCTTAAGCAGTCAGTATCCGAACTTGCAGAACATTCCTATCCGTCTTGAGGAAGGGAGAAAGATCCGTAAGGTCTTTGTGCCTTCGGAGGAAGGCTGGCATATGCTGGCTGCCGATTACTCTCAGATTGAACTGCGGGTGCTAGCGCATATTTCAAATGACGAGCGGCTGAAAGAAGCTTTCCTACACAATATGGATATTCATACCAAGACGGCCAGCGATGTGTTCGGGGTAGCTCCGGAAGCGGTAGATTCCAATATGCGGAGATCTGCCAAGGCCGTTAACTTCGGTATTGTGTACGGGATTAGTGATTATGGGCTTTCGCAGAACTTGAACATTACCCGGAAGGAAGCCGCCAAATTTATCGACCAATATTTTGATGTGTTCCAAGGTGTACGCCGTTATATGGATGAGATTGTGAGGGAAGCCAAGCGGGACGGGTATGTGAAGACCCTGCTTGAGCGTAGACGTTATCTCCCTGAAATTAATGCCTCCAACTTTAATATCCGTTCCTTTGCCGAGCGGACGGCGATGAACACGCCGATTCAAGGGACTGCGGCAGATATTATTAAGCTAGCCATGGTTCGCATGGACGAATCGCTGAGAAAGCACAATCTGCGCAGCCGTATGCTGCTCCAGGTACATGACGAACTGGTGTTTGAAGTTCCGCCAGAGGAGCTGGAGATGATGACGAAGCTGGTGCCGGAAACTATGGAGAAGGCGATCGAGTTGTCCGTGCCTCTTAAGGCAGAGGTCAGCAGCGGTCTGAACTGGTATGAGGCGAAATAA
- a CDS encoding sensor histidine kinase, with the protein MKLFLRDHLSLLIFALFQALLIPVLYWSADDTGWGTAVYAVLLEAAVLLAYLIWRYAWNKDFYNRLEEPIAVMDESFRASGDSPLGEALAGLLETQFRNYQSELHEARSKMEHQADFMMRWVHQMKTPLSVLQLTVQDMDEPEGDHMQEELDRLHKGLEMALYTSRLDRFQHDFHVETILLSQVVESVLAVNRRHFIRSEVFPVLQLDPELKVRSDEKWLQFVIGQIAENAVNYSRGKGRTVTFRSFSWAKGNGLEIKDEGIGIALEDQRRVFDPHFTGRQGRDYRESTGMGLYLVKQVCDRLGHRVELSSKQGKGTSVCLYFVVEQAITNAMNP; encoded by the coding sequence ATGAAGCTGTTCCTTCGCGACCACCTTTCGCTGCTAATATTCGCTCTATTTCAGGCTTTGTTAATTCCAGTATTGTATTGGTCAGCCGATGATACAGGCTGGGGAACGGCTGTTTATGCCGTTCTTCTGGAGGCTGCAGTTCTTCTGGCTTATCTGATCTGGAGATACGCATGGAACAAGGATTTCTATAATCGTCTTGAAGAACCGATTGCTGTAATGGACGAGTCCTTTCGGGCTTCAGGGGATTCTCCGCTGGGAGAAGCTCTGGCTGGGCTGCTTGAGACTCAATTCCGCAATTATCAGAGTGAACTTCATGAAGCCAGGTCTAAGATGGAGCACCAGGCGGACTTCATGATGCGCTGGGTACACCAGATGAAGACCCCGCTTTCCGTGCTGCAGCTAACGGTACAGGATATGGACGAGCCGGAAGGCGACCATATGCAGGAGGAGCTGGACCGGCTTCATAAAGGGCTTGAAATGGCTCTTTATACGTCAAGACTGGACCGGTTCCAACATGATTTCCATGTGGAGACGATCCTTCTTAGCCAGGTAGTGGAGAGTGTCTTAGCTGTGAATCGGCGCCATTTTATTCGTTCAGAGGTATTTCCTGTACTTCAGCTGGACCCTGAGCTTAAGGTTCGGTCGGATGAGAAGTGGCTTCAGTTTGTCATTGGCCAGATTGCCGAGAACGCTGTAAATTACAGCAGAGGCAAGGGAAGAACGGTAACCTTCCGATCCTTCTCCTGGGCCAAGGGGAATGGACTTGAAATTAAGGATGAAGGCATTGGCATTGCACTGGAGGATCAGCGGCGCGTGTTTGATCCCCATTTTACAGGAAGGCAGGGACGGGATTACCGTGAATCTACAGGAATGGGGTTATATTTGGTTAAGCAGGTTTGTGACCGCTTAGGTCACCGGGTGGAGCTTTCTTCCAAGCAGGGAAAAGGAACATCGGTCTGCCTTTATTTTGTGGTTGAACAAGCTATTACAAATGCGATGAACCCTTGA
- the mutM gene encoding DNA-formamidopyrimidine glycosylase, with translation MPELPEVETVRRTLSQLVTGKQIENVTVSLPRIVQRPDDIEQFRLELIGHTITSVGRRGKFLRIIMDGLVLVSHLRMEGRYGLYGKNEPVEKHTHVIFHFTDGTELRYRDVRQFGTMHLFYPGEEFNSKPLVKLGLEPLDESFTLENFTGVLASRSTKIKVALLNQEYIVGLGNIYVDEALFRAGIHPERPAASLSAEEFRRLYNSVVTTLSEAVEAGGSSIKSYVNGQGEMGMFQHQLQIYGRKGEACVSCGGPIEKMVVGGRGTHYCPSCQPITKVAASTDKASPGK, from the coding sequence ATGCCAGAATTACCAGAAGTGGAAACTGTCAGAAGAACGCTTAGTCAACTAGTGACGGGCAAGCAAATCGAGAATGTAACCGTGTCACTGCCAAGAATTGTGCAGCGACCGGATGATATAGAGCAGTTCCGACTGGAGCTGATCGGGCATACTATCACGAGTGTTGGCAGAAGAGGTAAATTTTTAAGGATTATCATGGACGGGCTCGTTCTTGTCTCCCATCTTCGGATGGAAGGGAGATATGGGCTTTATGGGAAGAATGAGCCGGTGGAGAAGCATACCCACGTCATTTTTCATTTTACGGACGGAACGGAGCTCCGCTACCGGGATGTAAGGCAGTTTGGCACTATGCATTTGTTTTACCCCGGTGAGGAATTTAACTCGAAGCCTTTGGTTAAGCTGGGACTTGAACCATTGGATGAGTCGTTCACTCTGGAGAATTTCACGGGTGTCTTGGCGTCAAGATCAACGAAGATTAAGGTTGCTCTGCTCAACCAGGAATATATCGTAGGGCTTGGCAATATCTATGTAGACGAAGCTCTGTTTCGCGCCGGAATTCATCCAGAACGCCCGGCGGCTTCTTTGTCGGCAGAGGAATTTAGAAGGCTCTACAATAGTGTCGTAACTACATTATCTGAGGCTGTTGAAGCAGGCGGTTCTTCCATTAAATCTTATGTGAACGGTCAAGGTGAAATGGGGATGTTCCAGCATCAGCTGCAGATTTACGGAAGAAAGGGCGAGGCCTGTGTTTCGTGCGGCGGACCTATCGAGAAGATGGTTGTGGGAGGAAGAGGTACCCATTATTGTCCAAGCTGTCAGCCGATTACGAAAGTAGCCGCGAGCACAGACAAAGCAAGCCCCGGTAAATAG
- the phoU gene encoding phosphate signaling complex protein PhoU, which produces MIQRKEFDLNLEVLRNLLREMGEHVRKALKGAVQALHNLDTASAEQIVKEDARLNQLEEQVMDIGSRLIVTQQPVAKDLRKIIVAFKISSDLERMGDLAIDVAKVTLRLEGQQLVKPQVDIPRMTEMVDLMIEESLNAYLDENTDLAYKMAQDDDEVDHLYSQMIRDLYAFLISNPETVHQTMLLTMVGRYIERIADHATNIGESAVYLVTGKRPDLNA; this is translated from the coding sequence ATGATTCAAAGAAAAGAATTTGATTTAAACCTTGAAGTGCTGCGCAACCTGCTGCGCGAAATGGGCGAGCATGTTCGGAAGGCGTTAAAGGGTGCCGTTCAGGCGCTGCACAATCTGGATACAGCAAGTGCAGAGCAAATTGTTAAGGAAGATGCACGGCTCAACCAGCTGGAAGAGCAGGTTATGGATATCGGTTCAAGACTAATTGTAACCCAACAGCCGGTGGCGAAGGATTTGCGTAAAATTATTGTAGCGTTCAAAATCTCTAGTGATCTGGAGAGAATGGGCGATCTAGCGATTGATGTGGCGAAGGTCACGCTTCGGCTGGAGGGACAGCAGCTGGTAAAACCACAGGTTGATATTCCGAGAATGACCGAAATGGTGGATCTGATGATTGAAGAATCCCTGAATGCGTACCTTGACGAAAATACAGACCTTGCGTATAAGATGGCCCAGGATGATGATGAAGTCGATCATTTGTACAGTCAAATGATCCGGGATCTATATGCTTTTCTAATTAGCAATCCTGAGACAGTACATCAGACGATGCTGCTGACGATGGTGGGACGCTATATAGAACGTATTGCCGACCACGCTACGAATATAGGGGAAAGTGCAGTTTATTTGGTTACCGGTAAACGGCCGGATCTTAACGCATAA
- a CDS encoding ABC transporter permease yields MSFLQFASNNVRRNSRAYFAYFLSSAFMVMIFFTYAMFFFHPDIGQTGTGGIARQGMQIAEVILYVFSFLFVLYSTGSFLKARSKEFGILTLLGAENRQMNLLIFLENLLIGLLSIGAGIVSGLLLSKLFLLLASKTVVTEQLGFYFPAKAILLTIAAFVLLFIVISMATVMMIRRRRILEMIKGASKPKEEPKTSWILSLLGLVLLVVSCLILSQDELTFKMLCITAVTGILGTYFFFTQLSVMVIRCLKRSRRFLWQGPRLLWISEMAYKLKDNARVLFMVTVVISIACMSTAFVLSIEQQSRRDFESMTFQIEFNSYEPATADANVAKFEDQLRKEGLAYEKWESKRMYHFIRGSSGEDYEYVIPVSSYNKAASILGGPQIERIQSDEAIRIVPPNKEAPTEEMADLDLGPGEKNVRITKNRVFNLPGSTLYLVVADDVFSKILNERPQIDIMQYYKVPQWDHNGLVTEDSSEYKISKRLEDHAGSMSDAYARTRAVNYIDLKNMTGIFSFVGVFIAALFSLSSASFLYFKLFVELDNDRAVYRSLSKVGLDTREMKRSSAIQIGVLFLLPVLVAAAQTAIVMNGIKDQFDFHEVWTPIFTAAGAFLLAQVIYFLIIRSRYVRQLKKVMV; encoded by the coding sequence ATGAGCTTTCTTCAATTCGCGTCTAATAATGTTAGGCGCAACAGCCGGGCCTATTTCGCCTACTTTCTCAGCAGCGCATTTATGGTCATGATCTTCTTTACTTATGCGATGTTCTTCTTCCATCCTGACATCGGCCAGACTGGGACGGGGGGGATTGCGCGACAGGGGATGCAGATCGCGGAAGTGATTCTGTATGTATTTTCTTTCCTGTTCGTACTGTATTCTACAGGTTCCTTCCTGAAAGCAAGAAGCAAGGAATTCGGCATACTGACCTTGCTTGGGGCTGAGAATCGGCAAATGAACCTTCTGATTTTTTTGGAAAATTTGCTGATAGGCCTGCTGTCTATCGGAGCCGGCATAGTCTCTGGGCTGCTGCTAAGCAAGCTGTTTCTGCTGCTCGCCAGCAAGACGGTAGTGACAGAGCAGCTGGGCTTTTATTTTCCAGCCAAGGCGATTCTGCTCACGATTGCAGCTTTTGTGCTGCTGTTTATCGTCATTTCAATGGCGACGGTCATGATGATTCGCCGCCGCCGCATCCTGGAGATGATTAAAGGGGCTAGCAAGCCGAAGGAAGAACCGAAGACTTCTTGGATCTTATCTCTGCTGGGTCTTGTCCTGCTCGTTGTGTCCTGTTTGATTCTAAGTCAGGACGAACTCACTTTCAAGATGTTGTGCATTACTGCTGTCACGGGGATTCTAGGCACCTATTTCTTTTTTACCCAGCTGAGTGTAATGGTTATCCGATGCCTTAAGCGAAGCCGCAGGTTTCTATGGCAGGGGCCAAGACTGCTCTGGATTTCTGAGATGGCATACAAGCTGAAAGATAATGCCCGTGTGCTCTTTATGGTGACGGTCGTGATTTCCATTGCGTGCATGAGCACTGCGTTTGTGCTGTCGATCGAGCAGCAGAGTCGCAGAGACTTCGAATCAATGACTTTTCAAATTGAGTTTAATTCCTATGAGCCTGCGACTGCGGACGCCAATGTTGCGAAATTTGAAGATCAGCTGCGTAAGGAAGGTTTGGCATACGAAAAATGGGAGTCGAAGCGCATGTATCATTTTATAAGGGGGAGCTCAGGTGAAGATTATGAGTACGTAATCCCTGTGTCCAGCTACAATAAGGCCGCTTCCATTCTGGGAGGCCCTCAAATTGAACGCATCCAATCAGATGAAGCTATCCGGATTGTTCCACCGAATAAGGAAGCTCCGACTGAAGAAATGGCAGATTTGGACTTAGGACCTGGTGAGAAGAACGTTCGGATTACAAAAAACAGAGTTTTTAACTTGCCAGGTTCCACACTTTATCTGGTTGTGGCCGATGACGTTTTTTCTAAGATTTTGAATGAACGTCCCCAGATTGATATTATGCAGTACTATAAAGTACCGCAGTGGGATCATAATGGTCTGGTTACAGAAGATAGCTCTGAATACAAGATCTCCAAACGCCTTGAGGATCATGCGGGGAGTATGAGTGACGCTTATGCCAGAACTCGTGCCGTCAATTATATTGATCTGAAAAATATGACAGGGATCTTCAGCTTTGTCGGGGTATTCATCGCAGCCTTATTTTCCCTTTCATCTGCTAGCTTCCTGTACTTCAAGCTGTTTGTTGAACTCGACAATGACCGGGCCGTCTATCGCTCCTTATCCAAGGTGGGGCTTGATACCAGGGAAATGAAGCGTTCCTCCGCCATTCAGATTGGAGTCCTGTTTCTTCTGCCTGTTCTTGTGGCGGCAGCACAGACGGCAATCGTTATGAACGGGATTAAGGATCAGTTTGACTTTCATGAGGTATGGACTCCAATATTCACGGCTGCGGGAGCCTTTCTGTTGGCGCAGGTGATATATTTCCTAATTATTCGATCGCGCTATGTTCGTCAGCTGAAGAAGGTTATGGTTTAA
- a CDS encoding methyl-accepting chemotaxis protein: MSDTTALLDRPAPRLEDQETLPRSQAEDELSTVKSDTSSIAAEYLRRVPVIPPEEVCINVLKLLRADEEIPCVVICDADHNIHGLIMRDHFYRQLAGRFAAELFYDRPALRFADPTPLIQEADQPAGQLIDRALERGSDRFYDSVIITQSGRLMGILTVQDLMMISRRLQQEANMLRKASIQDSRKRVGDIGAAVRVVSEAAERSLKEAEEMSSLSQTGRAELREVKESFDRVLTMTTDQEEQTTDLLGKAGEISKIAGAIRELADRSGLLAMNAAIEAAHAGEHGRGFAIVAQEVRSLAEQTKHFSEEIGATLGLIGELVRQTAELSAKSTAEMRRSQQRVKEADQTFQTLVDTVKEAQHKGREMSASSGEAESKARQVLSELELLNKD, translated from the coding sequence ATGAGTGATACAACGGCCCTTCTTGATCGTCCAGCCCCCAGACTGGAAGACCAAGAAACCTTGCCCAGATCTCAAGCCGAAGATGAACTGAGCACAGTGAAATCCGATACTTCTTCCATTGCAGCAGAGTATCTCCGAAGGGTTCCTGTTATTCCTCCCGAGGAAGTGTGCATCAATGTACTGAAGCTGCTACGAGCGGATGAAGAGATTCCTTGTGTTGTTATTTGTGATGCCGATCACAATATCCACGGATTAATTATGAGAGATCACTTCTACAGACAGCTCGCTGGGAGATTCGCTGCGGAGTTATTTTACGACAGACCTGCCCTTAGGTTTGCAGATCCTACTCCATTAATTCAAGAAGCTGATCAGCCTGCAGGACAGTTGATTGATCGCGCCTTGGAGCGCGGCAGTGACCGATTCTATGACAGTGTGATCATCACGCAGTCAGGCCGGCTTATGGGGATTCTGACGGTTCAAGATTTAATGATGATATCCCGCAGGCTGCAGCAGGAGGCAAATATGCTCAGAAAGGCAAGCATTCAGGACAGCCGCAAGAGAGTCGGGGATATTGGCGCTGCCGTTAGAGTTGTTTCGGAAGCCGCAGAGCGCAGCTTGAAGGAAGCGGAAGAGATGAGCAGCCTATCCCAAACGGGTCGTGCGGAGCTGCGTGAGGTCAAAGAGTCTTTCGATCGGGTACTGACGATGACAACAGACCAGGAGGAACAAACCACGGATCTGCTTGGAAAGGCTGGGGAAATTTCTAAAATTGCAGGAGCCATCAGAGAATTAGCAGACCGCAGCGGTCTGCTGGCCATGAATGCAGCGATCGAGGCGGCTCATGCGGGAGAGCATGGACGCGGCTTCGCCATAGTTGCTCAGGAGGTGCGGTCTCTGGCTGAGCAGACCAAACACTTCTCAGAGGAAATCGGGGCTACACTTGGCCTCATCGGCGAGCTGGTTCGCCAAACGGCCGAACTGTCCGCCAAATCCACGGCCGAAATGCGACGGAGTCAGCAGCGTGTTAAGGAAGCAGATCAGACTTTTCAGACATTGGTGGATACGGTGAAAGAGGCCCAGCACAAAGGACGAGAAATGTCTGCTTCTTCAGGTGAAGCGGAAAGTAAGGCCCGGCAGGTTCTTAGCGAGTTGGAGCTTTTGAATAAGGACTAG
- the pstB gene encoding phosphate ABC transporter ATP-binding protein PstB → MEPIIHINKLNLYYGQFHALKEVALDIPEKAITAFIGPSGCGKSTLLRTLNRMNDMIAGTRIEGTVEIGGTDIYGDDVQVESLRKRVGMVFQQPNPFPKSIYDNIAYGPRLHGIRNRAKLDEIVEQSLRQAALWDEVKDFLKRSALSLSGGQQQRLCIARALAVQPDILLMDEATSALDPISTLKIEELVQELKDRYTLVMVTHNMHQAARISGRTVFFLNGEVIESNDTQQLFSTPQDSRTEDYISGRFG, encoded by the coding sequence ATGGAACCGATTATTCACATTAATAAACTCAACCTGTATTATGGTCAATTTCACGCACTTAAGGAAGTGGCATTAGATATTCCAGAGAAAGCGATCACTGCATTTATCGGACCTTCCGGCTGCGGCAAATCCACACTCCTTCGCACGCTGAACCGTATGAACGATATGATAGCGGGAACTAGAATTGAAGGAACAGTAGAGATTGGCGGAACTGACATTTACGGAGATGACGTGCAGGTTGAATCGTTGCGCAAGCGCGTCGGGATGGTGTTTCAGCAGCCTAATCCTTTTCCGAAGAGCATTTATGATAATATCGCGTATGGGCCGCGTCTTCATGGAATTAGAAACCGTGCGAAGCTGGATGAGATCGTCGAGCAAAGCTTGCGTCAAGCCGCTCTCTGGGACGAAGTTAAGGACTTCTTGAAGCGTTCAGCGCTAAGCCTATCTGGGGGACAGCAGCAGCGTTTATGTATTGCAAGGGCTTTGGCTGTTCAACCGGACATCCTGCTAATGGACGAAGCTACCTCGGCTCTGGATCCGATCTCCACCTTGAAGATTGAAGAGCTGGTACAGGAGCTTAAAGACCGTTATACACTGGTGATGGTTACGCATAATATGCACCAGGCCGCAAGAATTTCGGGAAGGACCGTCTTTTTCTTAAATGGAGAAGTCATTGAGTCGAATGATACGCAGCAGCTGTTCTCCACTCCTCAAGATTCACGCACCGAAGATTACATCTCGGGCCGATTCGGCTAA
- a CDS encoding ABC transporter ATP-binding protein — protein sequence MDILRVDALHKVYPGKVQTHALKNIEFTIGEGEFVGIMGPSGSGKTTLLNMVSTIDAPSSGNVWIGGENPYTLKRRELARFRRRKLGFVFQDFNLLDTLTLAENIILPLTLDKIPYKEMQLRLKTIAERLDITQILNKRTYEVSGGQKQRAAIARAMIHSPALLLADEPTGALDSASSRNVMEMLESLNKSQGTTMMLVSHDPLAASYCDRVLFIRDGSLYNEIYKGESRQEFFQKILEMLSFLGGNAHELSSIRV from the coding sequence ATGGATATTTTACGTGTAGACGCGCTGCATAAAGTGTATCCAGGGAAAGTACAGACACATGCCTTGAAGAACATTGAATTTACAATCGGAGAAGGCGAGTTTGTCGGGATTATGGGCCCCTCTGGCAGCGGAAAAACAACTTTGCTCAATATGGTATCTACGATTGATGCCCCCAGTTCAGGAAATGTGTGGATTGGCGGAGAGAACCCTTACACCTTGAAACGAAGAGAGCTTGCTAGATTTCGGCGGAGAAAGCTTGGGTTTGTCTTTCAGGATTTCAACCTGCTGGATACACTTACACTGGCTGAGAACATCATCCTGCCGCTTACTTTGGACAAGATCCCTTATAAAGAAATGCAGCTCCGTTTAAAGACCATTGCGGAGAGGTTGGATATCACACAAATTCTAAATAAACGAACTTATGAAGTATCCGGCGGTCAGAAGCAGCGCGCCGCCATTGCCCGGGCAATGATTCATTCCCCTGCTCTGCTGCTGGCGGATGAACCGACAGGGGCGCTTGATTCTGCCTCCTCGCGAAATGTTATGGAGATGCTGGAGTCCCTGAATAAATCGCAGGGAACCACCATGATGCTGGTCAGTCACGACCCGCTTGCGGCAAGCTATTGTGATCGTGTGCTGTTCATTCGTGACGGGAGCTTGTATAACGAAATTTACAAGGGGGAGAGCCGGCAGGAATTCTTCCAGAAGATTCTTGAGATGCTGTCCTTTTTAGGAGGGAATGCCCATGAGCTTTCTTCAATTCGCGTCTAA
- a CDS encoding response regulator transcription factor, protein MFKIMIVEDDRKITRMLQEHLEKYGFSVIAVEDFDEVTGVFSSEQPALVLLDVNLPKFDGFYWCRQIRLISACPILFISARDSKMDQVMALEYGADDYITKPFHYEVVVAKIRSHLRRAYGEYAPKGEERTVTAGKLILYPERFELTYGEETVELTQKESKLVEMLMSKAGRVVNRNKLLEMLWEDKHFVDDNTLNVYVTRIRRKFKELGLEEAVETIRGAGYLLKLDGGSAS, encoded by the coding sequence ATGTTTAAAATTATGATTGTGGAAGATGATCGCAAGATTACTCGGATGCTGCAGGAGCATTTGGAGAAGTACGGCTTTTCGGTGATCGCCGTTGAAGATTTTGATGAAGTTACAGGTGTCTTTAGTTCCGAACAGCCTGCACTGGTGCTTCTGGATGTCAATTTGCCTAAATTCGACGGTTTTTACTGGTGCCGTCAAATTCGCTTGATATCGGCTTGCCCGATTTTATTTATTTCTGCACGAGACAGTAAGATGGACCAAGTGATGGCCCTAGAATATGGTGCTGATGATTATATTACTAAGCCGTTTCATTATGAAGTGGTAGTGGCTAAGATTCGCAGTCATCTTCGTAGAGCGTACGGAGAATATGCGCCTAAGGGAGAGGAGCGAACAGTCACGGCAGGTAAGCTTATTCTTTATCCGGAGCGCTTTGAACTTACCTATGGGGAAGAGACGGTAGAGCTTACCCAGAAGGAAAGCAAGCTGGTTGAGATGCTCATGTCCAAGGCGGGGCGTGTTGTGAACCGGAACAAACTGCTTGAGATGTTATGGGAAGACAAGCACTTCGTAGATGACAATACGCTGAACGTATATGTGACGAGAATTCGGCGCAAGTTCAAGGAGTTGGGGCTTGAGGAGGCCGTTGAGACCATCCGGGGGGCAGGCTACCTGCTGAAGCTTGATGGGGGATCCGCCTCATGA